A window of the Brassica napus cultivar Da-Ae chromosome C5, Da-Ae, whole genome shotgun sequence genome harbors these coding sequences:
- the LOC106351415 gene encoding meiosis-specific protein ASY2-like: MVAEVVTGESLSTVSSRSALGVASSSTLAPSSPVKVPSSSTVAPSSPVEIPSSSTVAPSLPVEISSTFPDIPSSSMFAPRSAPGVVSLSLVALRSASGVVSSSIAVPSLISSVVSDPLSVKECGRDVEGTSLSLAMPSSTEPCRDEVGFSSLDGEFAREQLSLMVRKMELVDGRKSWSEIAESVIFAEVGTLTGSKAEDRVSASLIEEGTDFLFDEHGTNLVTEPGVGGSRPSLKTPPVVLSSSSLVKKTMLETIQEHEQMQLANSFLARESSSETTSSSDGSSYSSSHSEESADGADVANESDNVVGDDGRDDDVENVDVENDGVLGGAGDEQNGTGDVDVDEESEQDEFASDGDRAAVGDDDVGDRDGVDRRSNFSDEHDDFSDEQSGVSGSLEIIVVADGRDDADGSSDRRADVTDILRKIKQESLAASLAGSLDAFGDPCDYVKKKVRKARERPRSFIGPLVSHPDPSESFPSIVSEDIVKWILANCCRNGVIEARIPGEDERPWTVPDGWLCVYDFWFTKYHLWFPLSRLLLAYCDEHLIALAQLTPAAIRNIVAALFTAADIGVHMSLCLFERIAHITRCDKTDEAFYVSMKAGCGVVGERKRKTLCWIKKFFYVRIAPSSVPDVSDMSVPFRSSWNPYNGRHLVGVPLAPGDSECVEYFKETKARDWTVVRRSEVWRRIPFIDSACWRKMDLSEIPSLVDCFAGGSDDAPVVESGQCTAGVEPSAPARSIVVGLTSTTVPVPSAGVSGKEVVAAGGEKVVKKRVAAGHSPKNVPPSKSRKVVSSDVEPSLVVESPAAEKAAFESFEHSFNGLSSGCGDLFKLFQSPGDVDGLPFDHGRRGEWYQEFARHLAVATKFANKLVVNQDEELEEVKAELEKTKAELASIEDKADSSEEIAALRGKYEAEKKVSSDALEEVQRLTAKIALETGRVKKRQAADLERFKKEKEVAGRRYRRAVTRHDDVLPTFNSRMEKVRRYVENQKVVRTSMYGVNQIVGVLMLPRLGRKRQ; encoded by the exons ATGGTGGCTGAAGTCGTCACTGGTGAAAGTTTGTCGACGGTGTCTTCGAGGTCGGCTCTTGGTGTTGCGAGCTCGTCGACCTTGGCTCCGAGCTCGCCGGTGAAGGTCCCGAGTTCATCGACGGTAGCTCCGAGCTCGCCGGTGGAGATCCCGAGCTCGTCGACGGTAGCTCCGAGCTTGCCGGTGGAGATCTCGAGCACATTTCCTGATATCCCGAGCTCGTCGATGTTTGCTCCGAGGTCGGCTCCTGGTGTTGTGAGCTTATCGTTGGTGGCTCTGCGGTCAGCTTCCGGTGTTGTGAGCTCGTCGATTGCAGTGCCGAGCTTGATTTCATCTGTTGTATCAGATCCTTTGTCAGTGAAAGAATGTGGTCGAGATGTGGAGGGTACGAGCTTGTCGCTTGCTATGCCGAGCTCCACGGAGCCGTGTCGTGATGAAGTGGGGTTCAGTTCGTTGGATGGGGAGTTTGCTCGTGAGCAGCTATCTTTGATGGTTCGTAAGATGGAGCTTGTTGATGGTCGCAAGTCGTGGTCGGAGATTGCTGAATCTGTTATTTTTGCTGAGGTAGGTACTCTAACGGGAAGCAAAGCAGAAGATAGGGTAAGTGCGAGTTTGATCGAGGAAGGGACCGATTTTCTTTTTGATGAGCACGGGACGAATTTGGTGACGGAGCCTGGTGTTGGAGGGTCGAGACCATCTTTGAAAACGCCTCCTGTTGTCTTGAGTTCGTCATCTTTGGTGAAGAAGACTATGTTGGAAACTATCCAGGAACATGAGCAGATGCAGTTGGCAAACTCCTTTCTAGCGAGAGAGTCGTCGTCGGAAACTACAAGTTCCTCTGACGGTAGTTCGTACTCGAGTTCTCATAGTGAGGAATCTGCGGATGGTGCTGATGTTGCTAATGAATCTGATAACGTTGTTGGAGATGATGGACGAGATGATGACGTTGAAAACGTTGATGTTGAAAATGATGGTGTTTTGGGAGGCGCCGGTGATGAGCAGAATGGGACCGGTGACGTTGATGTTGATGAGGAAAGTGAGCAAGACGAGTTTGCTAGTGACGGTGATCGTGCCGCTGTTGGCGATGATGACGTGGGTGACCGAGATGGTGTAGATAGACGTAGTAATTTTAGTGATGAGCATGATGATTTTAGTGATGAGCAAAGCGGTGTTAGTGGTAGTCTAGAGATCATTGTTGTAGCTGATGGGAGGGATGATGCCGACGGAAGTAGTGATCGTCGAGCCGATGTTACtgatattttgagaaaaataaaacaagaaagcttGGCTGCTTCCCTTGCTGGTTCGCTCGATGCCTTTGGTGATCCTTGTGATTATGTGAAGAAAAAGGTCAGGAAGGCGAGGGAAAGGCCTAGGAGTTTCATAGGTCCTCTTGTTAGTCATCCGGATCCATCGGAGTCATTTCCTTCTATTGTTAGTGAGGACATAGTTAAGTGGATCTTAGCCAACTGTTGCCGTAATGGAGTCATAGAAGCGCGTATCCCTGGCGAAGATGAACGCCCGTGGACGGTTCCGGATGGGTGGCTTTGTGTTTATGACTTCTGGTTCACCAAGTATCATTTGTGGTTTCCCCTCTCGAGGTTGCTGCTGGCGTATTGTGATGAACATCTTATTGCACTCGCTCAACTTACTCCTGCTGCTATCCGAAACATAGTTGCAGCTTTGTTCACAGCCGCGGATATTGGTGTTCACATGAGCCTATGCTTGTTTGAACGTATCGCGCATATTACTCGGTGTGATAAAACGGACGAGGCTTTTTACGTGTCAATGAAGGCTGGCTGTGGTGTTGTTGGGGAGAGGAAGAGAAAAACGTTATGTTGGATTAAGAAGTTTTTTTATGTTCGAATTGCGCCTTCGTCGGTCCCTGATGTTTCTGATATGAGTGTCCCTTTTAGGAGTAGTTGGAATCCTTACAATG GTCGTCATTTAGTTGGTGTTCCTCTTGCTCCTGGTGATAGTGAGTGCGTGGAATACTTCAAGGAGACGAAGGCTCGGGATTGGACTGTGGTGAGGCGGTCGGAGGTTTGGCGGCGCATCCCGTTTATTGACTCAG cTTGTTGGAGAAAGATGGATTTGAGCGAGATTCCGAGTTTGGTTGACTGTTTTGCTGGGGGTAGTGACGATGCCCCTGTTGTGGAGTCTGGTCAGTGTACCGCCGGTGTGGAGCCTTCGGCACCTGCTCGTAGTATTGTTGTGGGTCTTACTAGTACGACAGTTCCTGTCCCGTCCGCTGGTGTTTCTGGAAAGGAAGTTGTTGCTGCGGGAGGCGAGAAGGTTGTGAAGAAGAGAGTTGCCGCTGGTCATTCGCCAAAAAACGTGCCCCCTTCGAAATCTCGCAAAGTTGTGAGCTCTGATGTTGAGCCGTCTTTGGTGGTTGAGTCGCCTGCTGCGGAGAAGGCTGCCTTTGAATCGTTTGAACATTCGTTCAATGGTTTGTCCTCGGGATGTGGTGATCTTTTTAAGTTGTTTCAATCGCCTGGTGACGTTGATGGTTTGCCTTTTGACCACGGCAGGCGCGGTGAGTGGTATCAGGAGTTCGCTCGTCACTTGGCTGTT GCTACAAAATTTGCGAACAAATTGGTGGTTAATCAGGATGAAGAGCTTGAAGAGGTGAAGGCGGAGCTTGAAAAAACAAAGGCTGAGCTTGCTTCTATTGAGGACAAGGCTGATAGTTCTGAGGAAATAGCGGCTCTGCGCGGTAAGTATGAGGCTGAGAAGAAAGTGTCCTCAGATGCATTGGAAGAAGTTCAAAGACTCACTGCAAAAATAGCTCTGGAAACTGGACGAGTGAAGAAGCGTCAAGCGGCCGACTTGGAGCGTTTTAAGAAGGAAAAAGAGGTGGCGGGCAGGAGGTATCGCAGGGCAGTAACGAGACATGATGATGTGCTTCCTACTTTTAATTCTCGTATGGAAAAGGTGCGGAGGTATGTGGAAAATCAGAAGGTTGTTCGCACATCTATGTATGGAGTGAATCAGATTGTGGGAGTGCTTATGCTGCCAAGACTTGGAAGAAAGAGGCAATAA